A region of the Geomonas subterranea genome:
GAACGAAGAGGGGTTGAAAACGAAAAAAGGTGGGGCATGGGCAGGTATGACAGTAAAGAGGGTGCTCGACAAAATTAGAGGCTAAGGTGTTGCGTCAAAGCCATGGTCTTGATATTGTGGTGACAGGGCGGCGGCAGCCGTCCCTCGTAACCTCCTTCCCCACCACACCTATCTATCACCTTCTGTGATCTTAATGTCACTAGGAGGGGTTCTATAGTCTCTCCTACTACTTCTCTATCCTTTTGGTCCCGTCCCACTTATCCACCCCTGCCTTTATACCCCTCCCAATGTCCACATCTCTACTACTTCTACTACTTGGCATTTCCTCAGTTTACCAACTAGGAACAATAGCCCCCCTACCCATCAAGACGATAGGGTCGGCTCTCTTCCGTCAGATGATGGCTGCTACTGCCCACCATCTGAGGCCTGAACGCCTTTTGCAGCGACAGTTCAGGTTTTCCCAGACTATCAGCGGTCTGCAAAACCGCCCCCAGCACGCTCTAGGATACGCCCCACGTTGCTGCTTCGCTGGTCCCTTGGTAGCAGCACTACAATTACCCGCGCCAATGGATTGAGCCGCCCACGGGTAATAAAACTCACTGTTAGCCTGTGCCTCTAACGCAACAGTCAGCTCTTAGCAAACATTTCGAGCCATGCATCAAGATCTTCGCGAAGGTACCGAATAGCACGTCTCCCTATTCGAATATAACGTGGCCCAGGCACGCGCCCCTTCAAGTCACCGTTCATGCGTGACTGCCTGAGAAAGGACCTGCTCATCGCAATGTAATCGGCAGCTTCTGCCTCGGTGAAGCCCCTTTTTACAGCAGCCATACACGCCCCCAAGAATGTGAAGATCTCTGGGAGCCATTGTTGCAAAGACAGAAGTCATTTGTCACAGGAGAAAAATAACCAATTATTTATTCTTCCCACTTCCTGTATTCTGTGAATATTTTGCGTACTGTTGCTGGTGAAGTCCCTCTAGCTTCAGCCACTTTCCCTGTAGCCTCTTCAAACCCATATCCTTCTTCAATATAGGTTTCTACCATTAAACCTATCGTCACCATTTCACTGAGTTTCGCATTTAATGACTTTGCCCTCCTTCCTTTGTGGAAGTGGATGTTAAAAATGCTGTTGTAATCTGGCATTAATCCTTGTTGAAATTGCCTCACAATCTCAGACAGCGCTTCTGTAATGAACTCCTCTATAGGTTTTGGCACGTCTCTGCCCAGGCGCTTGCATCGCACGTAGAAATGTAAAATAAGGTCACCCGAGCAAGGGGTGCCATTCCTAATATATTCCTGTACCTTAATATCATCCTTAAGCCAAGTCATGCCCCCCCCGTTATGGTTTTCTCAGCCCCGAATCCACCACCCCCCTAGAGAGAAGCAAGTTTGCGAACTGCATCTGCCTTGTGGTCTTGCGCGAGGTGAGCATACCTCAAGGTCATTCTTATATCAGAGTGACCGAGTAACTCTCTAACTGTGTTCAATGGCACCCCTGCCATTACTAGCTTAGAGGCGAAGTCATGGCGCATGTCATGCCATCTAAAATTATTAATAGCAGCATATTTTACGAGGCTATCCCAAGAGGAGTAGATGTTGTCGAATCGCTCCCCCTTTTTATTGCCAAATACGAATCCAGTGGTCTTGCCGGTTTGCTCTTTCCAACGCTTCAGCGTAGTTTTAGCGGTTTCATTTAAAGGGATGTGTCTGGTGGTTTTGTTCTTGGCGACCACTCCATGAACAGTAAGTGAATCAACATCGAAGTTAACATCCTCCCAGCGCAGGCTGAATAACTCCCCTCGTCTCAGCCCTGTGTTAAGGGTGACAAGAACCATGGGCTTAAGGTAGTCAGCGAAGTCATCTGTTCGGATCTCAGGGTATGGTGCTAGCTTCCGTTCCAGCCTCCATTTGTTTGCAGTAAGCCTTTTTGCCCTCAGACCTGCCTCCCGTTCATTTAAAGCCGTTATGAGCCTTGTTCTTTCGTCCTCAGACAAATAACGAATTGCCCCATTGCTGTCCGTCTTGATCGGCTTCAATTTTTCCAGCGGGTGGATCGAAATCACACCCCATTCAACAGCCCTTGAGAGCGCTGAGTAAAGGCAGGAGATATCCCTGTTTACTGTCGAGGGCTTCTTTCCTTTCTTCATCTGCTCAGCTCTCCACTTGGAGATGTCCCAGGCATGAATCTCTTGTAACTCCCTATCCAGCAGGTGCGAGAAATTCCGTCTAATCCTGTCAAGAACATCCTTTCCAGTTCTTAATTCAGCCATTGCCCATGGCTCATATTTCTTATCAAGGAAACCAGAAAGGGTGTTGTAAAGGTTACTTTTGGCCTGTTGTTTTTCCGATTTCTTTTTTGCCTGGACGTCGATTCCCAAAAGCGCTTCGGCGGACTTCTCCTCGGCCCTCTCCCTTGCCTGAGCAAGCTTGATATCTCCCAGACGTCCGATTTTGTAGCTTTTGTTAACTCCCGCCGCGTTTCGATACTCATAGTAGAAGGTCATGGTGCCGGTAGGCTGAATGCGCAGTACAAACCCTTTAATACTGGTATCGTATACCCTAAACAGTTTTTCTTGAGGGGCCAGCGTCTTGAGAAAGTCCAAAGTTATCTTTTTCTTCATATTCGCCATCATAGCCCCCCAAAGTTGAAATTGTGCGGCAAATGTGCGGCAAAACCCGTGTACAAAGGGGTCTTCCAGTGACACCCAGTGAACAAACTATGCCAAATAAGGGCATGAAAGTAAAGGGAAAGACGTAATCATACTTGTTCACTGAGGTACACCTTGCAGACGGGTGAAAGGCTTTCACACGGCAGGGGTCACTGGTTCGAACCCAGTATCGCCCACCATGCAAATAGCAAAGGCCACGTCAAACGACGTGGCCTTTTTGCTTATACACTACTCTTTTCCCTGCCATGGATGCTGTTTTCCGCCTGGCTGCCCCCCACCCCGATCGTAGACCAGTGACTGGCGGCAGCCGCCGACTCCCAGGCTACAGAGATTTCACGAGTGGTTGCCTGCTACCGTTTTTCCCCGGTGAATTCGAGCGCGTCACGCGTTACAGGAATGATCGTGGTTCCTGCGGCGCTTGCCATAGACGGCGAGGCCGAGGAGGCCGGCACCCAATAGTGCGAACGTCCCGGGCTCAGGGACCGGCGCGGATGAAGATTCGGCGGAAAATGCGATTGCTCCGTCCTGGCTGCTGTAATACCAGTTCCCCGGGGTCGGGTCGAATCCCGTGGCGTGCAAGACCCCTTCTCCGAGAAGGTTCAGGAAGTATTTCGACTGATGGCCTCTGTTGATGGAGTTCAGATCGAAACTGTAGGTATTGCCGAGACTGGTCAGGGTCCATAAGGATTCCATCGGTACCAGCCCCGAACTTGGATTGAAGGTGAAGCCGGTGAACACGACAGGAGTCCCGACCGCAATGGCCGAATAGGTCCCGGAATTGGTGCCTGCCACCTGGGAATCGCCGAAGAATACGCCGGTGGCGTTGATGATGGCCGCTGCATTCGGGGTCGCATGTCCGCTCCCGGTGAAGTTGATCGTGCCGGTGATCGGGATGGCCCAGGCGGACGTAGTCAACATCACGAGTGCAGCGGTTGCCAGTACTGCAGGAACCTTTTTCATGCTTCTCTCCTTTTTCGCGCGATCCGCATCTGGTTGCCTTAAGGACCCCATGGTGTACCGTGAAACGATGCAACCCTCTCGTGGGGTGTCCGCAACTAACGCGCCAACTGCGCACCGAAGTTCATATAAAAGCCATGACAAAAAAAAGCACGTAGTGATCGAACGGGGTAGACTCATTTTATTTTCATCACCGCATCGCGCAGGATGGATCTGACCTCGCCCAGGACCTGCTCCGTCCCCACTTTCAGATCCTCCCATTCGTCGTCGCTAGCGACCGCAACCCTCTGCAACCGTTCACTCGCCTCATGCCGCTTGCGCTGCAAGGCCTCGATGGCTTGATGGTAATCCGACTTGGAGTCGGCGGTCGCGCTCGCAGCCTTGTCCTTTAGCCGGTCGATCTGGTTATCCCATTCCACCATCTGCGCCGAGAGTTTCTCGACATACTTTCTCTGCTCGTCCATGTATGGGTACCTCCTCCCGCTGCTCCACTCGACAAGCCTGGCTTTTTCCGTTTCCCACTGGGGGGTGAAGCGCCTGCCCCTCCCTGAGGCCCGCAAAAGCGAACCATCACCTGGAAAAGATCAGCACGCTGTAGGGCCCCAGAGAAATTGCGGCATGACAGGGGAGGCCGTCGCACTCGCCCGTTTCGGCACCGGCGTCACCGCTTGGATGATCAGAGAAAACTTCGCTGTAGCCCTGCCAGTCGCTGTTGAAGCGCAGCTTCCAGGTACCTTCGGCCGGGAAGCCGACGACGTAGTCCTCCTGCGGCTCTGCGAGGAAGTTGGCAACCACGACGACGTCATCCCCCGCTCCGCCCTGGTCCCAGCGGTGGAAGGCGATCACCTTGGCCTGCTCGTTCAAGTGATGCACCTGGGTGAACTGCCCGCAAAGACCGCGGGTGAAACCAGCGCGGTTGAGCCGCAGATGGATCAGGTCCCGGTAGAGCCGGACGATGCCGCGGAACTCGTCGCGCTGATCCCAGTCCAGCGGGACCGTGTCCCGGAACCACTCCCCTTCGAGAAACTCCTGCCCCTGGAACAGCATGGGTATGCCGGGGGCCGTGAAGACCAGGGCGGCGGCCAGGGTCGAGCGTTTCTGGGCGTACCATCCCTTGGGGTCTCCGGGGTTTATCTCCTGCGGGACGCGGGCCTTGCCGTTGGCCACCTCGTCGTGGCTTTCGCTGTAGATGACCCGATCGAAGGCGTCGTCGTTGTAACGGTAACATAAGGCGTCGCGGATGGCGGCAAGCGAACGGTCCTGATCGTCGGGGGTTATTACCGCCCGGCGTATGGGATGCACGAAGTTCGCGTCCCACTGCGACCCGAAGCCGGCCCCCCCTGCGCCCACGGTCTTGGTGAGCCAGCTGTTGTTCTGCAGGTCCTCGGCGATGGTGATGCGGCCGGGGAACTGCCGGGTAACCTGTTCGTTCAGCCACTGCAGGAGGCTCCACCCCTCGGGGAGGTCGTTTTCGGCCGTCCCGTCGACACTCCTGATGAACTGGGTACAGTCGTAGCGCAACCCGTCCACGTGGTATTCCCGGAGCCACATGAACACGTTATCGGAGATAAACTGGCGCACCTCTCCCACGCCATAATTGGGACGGGTCTCCCCCCAAGGGGTGTGGGACCGGCCGTCATTGTAGAAGTAGATGCCGCCCAGCCCGTTCTCGGACCAGCCGTCGAACTGCCACAGATCGAGGTCCCCTGGCCCCAGGTGGTTGTAGACCACGTCGAGGATCACCGCGACTCCCTGGCTGTGGGCACGTTTAACGAAACGCTTGAAGGCCCGGGGGCCTCCGTAGCTCAGTTCGACGGAGAAGATATGGGCAGGGTTGTATCCCCAGGATCGGTCGCCGGCAAACTCGCCCACCGGCATGATCTGGATGGCGTTGACTCCCAGTTTTTTCAGATGCCCCAGACGGGCCGCGATCGAGTCGAACTGGGCCGCCGCGTTGTCATCCTCCTGGTCATTGAAGGTCCCGACATGCAGCTCGTAGATGACCAACTCGTTCCAGGGAGCCAGGTGGAAGTCGTCGCCCCAGTCAAAGTCCGGATCGTGGACCACCGCGTTGCCGGTCGAACCGGTCACCTCTCGGGCATAGGGGTCGATGCGCGTCAACTCCCCTTTTTCGGTAGCGAGCAGGTACTTGTAGGGATCACCGATTTTGGCCCCCGGCACATCGGCATACCAGTTGCCGTTTTCTTCTGCCTGCAGGGGGTTCTTGGCACCATCCCAGTTATTAAAAGACCCGATGACAGATACCCCCGTTGCATGTGGAGCCCAGACACGGAATCCGACTCCCCCACTGTGCGGTGTCGCCCCCATCCCGTCGGCCCTTTTTACCTTGGGCTTGTCCTCCTTGATATCGGCCTCTTTGCTCATACCCACGGCCCTCCGGCAGCACTAACTGCGCCTCACCCTTCCGTGACAGTAAGCCGGGAGCCACCCGGTCAGCAGTCTTCAAAGGCTATCCAGGCCGCAATAGGGCCGGTGGTGTTCAAGGTGCTTCCTTTATGGGTCGATAGACCTTTATGTGACGGAAAACCTCTTCCCTGCCGAATCTGCCAAACTTCAATCGTCCTCTGTCGAAGTCCTTCATGGGCCTGCTCCTAATGCTGATTCCATTGAGTATTTAGCCCTTGAAAGAGGCCGGATCGCTCAGGAATCGCAACTAGCGTGCCGGATTCGTCAAGGAGTCTTAATAATTGCAAGAGTTCGATTGCACGAGGAATATTGAAGGAATCCGGAGGGGTGCCGGGAAAAACCGCAATCGGAACCCGTCATTTTTGACATAACTGCGATATATGGCGGGCAGCGCCGGGACGGACTCGTTGGCCGCACACAGTGTCGCGCTCATCGCCAAAAAACACAGAGCATTACGCAATCAAAAGCCGCAGACCAGCTTCTGCGCGCTAGTTGCCTCATGCCATCCAGACGGGAAGCAACGGCCGGTTCACCCTTGCGCCGCTGGAAGCACAACACCGTCAATAACCTCACCATCGGCAACGACGGTTCCGTCACATGTGGCGGTCGGCGCACCTTACCAGGTCGCCACGCGGTTTTCCCTGAGAGCTAAGGTTTTGCTATGACTGGTCAATACTGCCGGTTGACGAGTATCCGGCTATTGGCTTGTCAATTGCAGTGTGAAGGGGACTACAACGGATTCGAATTCGTTATTGAAAGGAGAACATCTCATGCTAAAACTGCAGCGTATTTTGCGACTAGTGGTCTGTGCCGGGTTGGTAGGAGCGTCCTTCGGGTGTGCCTCTAGCAGAACCCATGAGAGCACCGGCGAGTACGTCGACAACACCGTGATCACGACCAAGGTAAAAGCAGCCATCTTCAACGAAGCCTCGCTGAAAACCTTTCAGATAAGCGTCAAGACCTACAAGGATGAAGTACAGTTAAGCGGGTTCGTTGATTCGGCTCAAAGCGTCGCCAAGGCAGGAGAAGTCGCCAGGAGCGTTCCAGGCGTTGGATCGGTGAAAAACGATTTGCTGGTAAAATGACGCACGATGGGCGCCCCGAGGGACATTCTGCTCATGATTGCCATGTTTGCGGTGCTGATAAAGTTTATCCAGGGGCACAGGGGCCCTTTACGTTGCTGCCCCCACGAAAGGCAGCGATTTGTTTAAAAGGGAGCGGCGTCAGCGCTCCCTTTTAAATATCCGCGCCGCAATTGAAGAGCCGCACGGCAGCAATCCCTTGCCGACCAATGCGCGCGGGCCAGCGACGGCCTTTTCAGGCATTGGCAGACAATGCCAGGTAGGCGGGTGCCTATGAGGTGGGACATGAAAGTTTCAAGCATCGTTATCGCTGCAGTCGGCATGATATTTCTGGTCCATGTCGAAGTTTGCCAGGCCATCGACCAATCCATCTGTACACCGGGTGAAATCACCTACTACCCTGGCGGGCAATTGAATTCCTGCACCCTTAAGGATGATGTCGGCATCGATGGCGTTAAATGCAAGCAGTATGCGCTTGTCACTCTATATCGATCAGGAACACTGCAAAGTTGTGTCACAAGCGACTATTTCAATTACAAAGATATTACCTGCAACCAGTACAGCCAGGTCAGTTTTCATGCAAACGGCAGACTGGACACCTGCACTCTTTCCAAATCCCTGACGATCGACGGCAAGAACTGCGCCCCATTCGAAACCATCTCGCTTTTCGAAAACGGGAAACTGAAATCCTGCAGCACCCCTCATTGACCGCCCCGCCCCCCTGTGCCCCGGGCACGGGAAGCCGTTCTCTCCCACTCTTCAAGAAGAATCAGCTTGGAGTCGGCCAGCCCCTGGTAAACATCTGCTCCATCTGGAGTGCGATCTCCCTGTTGAGGACGACCGCATTCGCCTCGCCATTGCTTGACATGCTCAGGTAGTCCAGGTTTGTCGATCCTACCATGGTCGGTTGGGTAAACTCGCACATCCGGCAGCAAGGACGATGGCCAAAGCGAGGGGCGAAAACGGATATATACATGTAACCAATTTAATTAAATCTACCTGTCCTGACGTTGCCCTCCCATGCCGGCCTCCACGTTCGCCCTGTCCGAAACCAACTCTCAACTATACATGCCGGAACAGGCCACGGGCGAGAGACAACTCCAGGAACGGAAAGGGTCGTTCGACAGGCGAACAGGCACAAGGATCCGAATTAATGTCGGAACGATGAATGCGGCCGACAGCCCCGATGAGAGCGGGTCCCTGATCGCCATCGTCTTCAAGAGAACTGCCAAATACGGCGGCCCGAAATTTGGTATTAGCCAGATGTGGAAATGGGTGTTACTCTTAGTCGCAGACTTGAATGTATCAGTCAATGTATTTAATGTGTACAAGCAAATGTTTTGTGAACTTTGTAAAGAGATCGTGTATCTAAAATTTGGTTCAGAGTGTCGGGACACGAGAGGTTACAGATGGGTATTGACAAAGACAAGAGCCGTCTGAATGCGATCTACAAACCACGCCCCGCCGCACAACATCGTATAAGTGCCGTACCTGTCCCATCGCCGCCCTTGACGAAAGAAGAAATGCAAAGGCTTGTTCAGCAGCTCGAAATCCACCAGATCGAGCTTGAAACGCAGAACGAGGAGTTACGCCAGGCCAGGGAAGAGCTTGAAGTCTCACTTAACAACTACTCAGAACTATATGACTTTGCCCCGTTAGGCTATTTCACCTTCGACATAAACGGAGTGATACGGCAGGTAAACCTGACCGGCGCCCAACTACTGGGAGTGGCGCGACACCTGCTGGTCGACACCCCCTTCACCCGGTATATCGCCGATGCGCAAGGACGGGAGCTTTTTCCCCGGCACCTTGCCAGTGTCGCACAAAATTCGACCCCACAGCAGTGCCAAATCAGACTGAAAGGAGAAGACGACTCTATCGTCTTCACCCAGTTTCGCTCGGTCAGGGTCGACGGCAGCAGTAAGAAGGACGGGCATGTCCGTATCTTTTGCTCGGTGGTTGACGATACTATTGCCAGGCGCCTGAAAGAAGACCTGCAGAAGTCTCATGATAGCCTTGAATCAACTGTGTCAAGCCGGACCGGCGAACTGGCGGGGACGAACAAGTTGCTCGCGCGTGAAATTGAGGAGCGAAAGAAGACAGAGGAGTCACTCCAGGAGGCCTACTCCGTCATAGAGCGGCTAAAGGACCGACTCCAGGCAGAAAACATCTACCTGCAGCAGGAAGCTGCCCGGCAGTACAACTTCGGAGAGATCATCGGACAAAGCGAGGCCCTGGCGCAGGTAATGGCCCGCGTCGAACAGGTAGCTCCCATGAACGCCACGGTTCTGCTGCAGGGTGAAACCGGTACCGGCAAGGGAATGGTGGCGCGAGCCATCCACAACGGTTCTGTCCGCAGGAAGCGCCCGATGATAACGGTCAACTGCACGGCGCTGCCGGTTACCCTTGTGGAGAGCGAACTCTTCGGGCGGGAAAAAGGCGCCTTCACCGGGGCTTTCGCACGGCAGATCGGACGCTTTGAGCTGGCTGACGGCGGCACCATATTCCTTGATGAAATCGGCGATATGCCGCTTGAATTGCAAAGCAAACTGCTCAGGGTCATCCAGGACGGAGAATTCGAGCGACTGGGTGGCAACCAGACCATCAAGACCGATGTACGTATCATCGCGGCTACCAACCGTAACCTGGAGCAGGAAATCCGGACCGGCAGGTTTCGGGAAGACCTCTACTACCGGCTCAATGTATTTCCAATCTTGATGCCGCCGCTTAGGCAGCGCAGTGAAGACATACCGCTGCTTGTTGATTTTTTTCTCGCCAAGTTCAACAAAAAAAACGGCAGGGAGATCACCACCGTCCCGAAGGAGACCATACGCGCCCTGCAGCAATACCAGTGGCCTGGCAACGTGCGGGAGTTGGAAAGTGTAATAGAGCGGGCAGTAATCACGAGCCAAGGGAGCACTTTACAGGTGCTGGACCGGTTCGACAGCTTCCGGTCGCAAGAGGATGCCGCAGATAAGAGCTGGCAGGAAGCTGGTGAAGAGCGGAAGTGGCCGGAAGATATCAAGACCCTCGTCGACCTGGAACGCGACCACATCCTCAGCGTCTTGCTGAAAACAGGCTGGCGCATCGAGGGGGGAAGTGGCGCGGCTGTGATTCTAGGAATCAACGCCAGCACCCTGCGCGCCCGTATGCGAAAATTAGGAATCGTCCGTAAATAGCTGCACCCTTCACGGCCTATGTTCCGGCTACTCCGTTTTTTCATCCCGCTTTAACCTCCTACACCCTTCGATCAGAGCGCTTTTCTGGGTCTTAATGGCTACCTCGCACCAACGTTCATCTTCATCGGTCCAATGCGCTCTGCGACTTTTCTGGGTAAGCAGGTTTTCTATATTTGACTCAATCCCCCGTACGAACCCGATGAATTCTCTATATTGCTTTTCTCCGTTGTCTTCTGTCTTGTCCTCGACGCTGAAATCCATGGCACTCTCCTTTTATCGGTATTACTGCCTCCATACCTGGGAAAGGTTCGACGAATACCCACCCCTGTGATGGCGGGCTGAGTAAGAAATTGGTTCTGGGAGGGGGGGTGACGAGCAAATCCTAGGCAGATGAATAAACGCGGACCGCTCAATAGGGCCAGGTACGCCCTACTGAGCGGAACTCATTTGTTACTTCTTGATCACGCAGTCGATGATGGCATTTATCCTTCTGTTCTGTTGCCTTCCCTCGGGCGTGTCGTTATACGCGATCTGCCGGGTGGCTCCATACCCCTTTGCTGAGAGCCGGACCCCATCGATACCGCTTTTTTCGATCAGGTAATGCACCACACTTTCGGCACGCTGCTGGGAGAGCTTCAGGTTGTGCTCGGCAGAGCCCATGCTATCGGTGTGTCCCTCGATCACTGCGGTGGTCGTCGGGTACTTCTTCATGTACTCGCCGACGGCGTCGATCTGGTCGTAAAAACGGGGGTCGATGCGGGGGCTGTCCGAGGCGAATTCAAGCTTCAGATTCATGCAAAGCCGTTCGGGGGGAGGTGCAATGTCCTTCACGTCGAGCGCGCAGTCGATGATGGCATTGATGTGCCGGTTTTTCTGCCGTCCCGCGTCGGTTGCGTTGTCGGCCACCGGCTTCGCCTCGCCGTATCCCTTGGCGGAGAGGCGGGCGGGGGCGATACCGAAATTATCCTCAAGGTATTTCACCACGCCCTCGGCACGCCGCTGGGAGAGTTGCACGTTGTAAGCCCGATCGCCGACCTCATCGGCATAACCTTCGATGACTGCGGTCGTCGAGGGATACTTCTTCATGAAGTCACCGACTCTGGCCACCTCATCGCGATACTCGGGGCGAATGTCCGCCTTGTTTATGTCGTACTCGATGCCTAGGTATACGCAGTACTTGATCCGGTCCGGGGTCGGTTCGACGACCGGTACCGGTTCAGGCTTCAACTGGCCGGGTTCGCCCACGGGAATGATTTCTTCAACCGCTGCGGCCCGCGGCGGACAGAGGGCGTTGGCCTGCGCCGTGGCCTTCTTAGCCAGTGCGACGCCCTCTTCGGTATGGCAGGCCCTGAAGACATCGTAGGCGTTGTTCCTGGCATCCTCGGCGGCTTTGAACTCGGCAGGGCAGGTCTTGTCCTTGCCGGCCTGGCGCGCGGACTCCACGGCCCGATCAGCTTCCTGCATCTCCGAGCGGATGTAATACCCTGGAATGCTGCCGTGACCGTTGTTGACCTCGTAGTGAGCACACCCGGACAGTGCCGCCATTGAGGCCAACAGCATCGGAAGTGAAAATACTCTCAAGACTTTTGGCAGGTTCATTTTATTCTCCTTTCATACTTCTCGTGGCCGAATTAGTACCTCGTCGACGCCAGATCATCAGTTTGCATGAAGAAAACCGAGCTAAAGTAGAGAAAGGAGCAACTAACGAGCCAATGTGTAACAGCGCGCATTGAGAGTGCAAGCCCTTGATTCAGAGCCTTGATCTGAAGAAGGCCCCGCTCGGCCTCGTGGATCCACCAATAAGTCCCGTCACATTCCACATTACCGCCATATAATACGGCCGTGGGACAGGTGAAAAGTCTGGCGTTCACTGGTCGTGGCCGTGCCGAAGCAGGATGCCGTATTTCTGCATCCGGGCCTGAAGATTTCCGGGAATGAAGGGGCGCAAACCGCCTATGAAGCGGGCGAAAAATCAACGGCGGGATTTACGGGGAGAGATAAAGGGGTGAGGGAATCCGCCTTTTATCATAGCTGTGACATAAGACGGAGCACTGTGGTAGCCATCGTTAAGCGGGACTGAAAAGGGTACAGAACGGTCAGCACGGGCGGGCATTAAGCAGGTCGCATCACAGCGGACTCCCTGCCGCAACAAGCTTCTCGAGCCTCGCAATTTCCTCGCGTAACCCAGCCTCCAGGGCCTTGGCAGCGGTAATATCCGAAAAGGTGATCACCACCCCGTCGATTACCTCCTCCATGGTACGATAAGGCATGATGCGCACCAGATACCACCCCCCGTTGTTGGTGGCGATCTGCCTCTCGGAAAAGACCAGAGTCCGCAGCACCTCCTCCGCCTCCTCGATTATCTGAGGATAGTGAAGATGGCTCACGATATCGCCCAAGGGGCGCCCCACGTCACCCGGGATCAGTTTGAAAAGCTTGTTCACCCCCTTGGTGAAGCGCCGGATGCGGAAATCATTGTCCAGGAAGACGGTAGCTATTTCCGTGGAGTTCAAGAGATTCCTCATGTCGTTGTTCATCCTCGCAAGCTCGTCCATCTTCGACTGCTGCTCGGCGTTCACCGTCTGCAGTTCTTCGTTTAAGGACTGCATCTCCTCCTTCGACGTCGTCAGTTCCTCGTTGGTGGACTGAAGCTCCTCGTTGGTGGACTGAAGCTCCTCGTTGGCGGACTTGAGCTCTTCCTGCGAGGACTGCATCTCCTCGCGGGTGGTCTGCAGCCTTTCGCGCAACTGCTGAAGCTCCTGCTCCAACTCGACAACCCTGGCGTGATCGGATGGAGATGCCTTGGATCTGGTCGACCTTCTCCCCCCCGGGGGCGTGGCCTGGTCGATGAAGACGATCATCACCATTCCACTGAGCGCCTCCGGCTCTTCTATGGCCCGGACGGTGACGTCAACGGTCTGCGTACCGCTCCCCCCCGCGATCTTGACCCCCTTGAGGACAACGGCCTCCTTTTGCATGAGCGCCTTCTCGAACGCGATCCTCAGGTCGTAACTGAGCCCTTCGCGCGCCATGGCGAAGATATTCCAGTTGGCCTTGCCGGCCGCAGGCTCGAGATACTTGCCCGTCCGCCCACTGATATACAGGATGTCACCCTTGTCGTTGACCAAAACGGCAGGGGGGGAAAAATGCTGCAGCAGCAGCCTGTCCGCGAGCGACTGAAGATTGGTTGCAGGTTTGGGCATGGGTAATTCCTTGGCAACCCCCGGCTGCGGGGGGACAAAAGATGGTGGAAACGCGAGCGGTTCGTTTGACATGACGGTTTCGCGCCGGCGAAAGATTCTCGACTTGGTGTTCAAGGCAGTGAAGAGGTCGGCGCTGCTGTTTAGCGATTCGGCACTCCCCAGGAACAGGACGCCGCCCGGGTTCAGGCTGTAGTGAAAGAGCGGCAGGAGCTTTTT
Encoded here:
- a CDS encoding sigma-54 interaction domain-containing protein produces the protein MGIDKDKSRLNAIYKPRPAAQHRISAVPVPSPPLTKEEMQRLVQQLEIHQIELETQNEELRQAREELEVSLNNYSELYDFAPLGYFTFDINGVIRQVNLTGAQLLGVARHLLVDTPFTRYIADAQGRELFPRHLASVAQNSTPQQCQIRLKGEDDSIVFTQFRSVRVDGSSKKDGHVRIFCSVVDDTIARRLKEDLQKSHDSLESTVSSRTGELAGTNKLLAREIEERKKTEESLQEAYSVIERLKDRLQAENIYLQQEAARQYNFGEIIGQSEALAQVMARVEQVAPMNATVLLQGETGTGKGMVARAIHNGSVRRKRPMITVNCTALPVTLVESELFGREKGAFTGAFARQIGRFELADGGTIFLDEIGDMPLELQSKLLRVIQDGEFERLGGNQTIKTDVRIIAATNRNLEQEIRTGRFREDLYYRLNVFPILMPPLRQRSEDIPLLVDFFLAKFNKKNGREITTVPKETIRALQQYQWPGNVRELESVIERAVITSQGSTLQVLDRFDSFRSQEDAADKSWQEAGEERKWPEDIKTLVDLERDHILSVLLKTGWRIEGGSGAAVILGINASTLRARMRKLGIVRK
- a CDS encoding OmpA family protein, whose protein sequence is MNLPKVLRVFSLPMLLASMAALSGCAHYEVNNGHGSIPGYYIRSEMQEADRAVESARQAGKDKTCPAEFKAAEDARNNAYDVFRACHTEEGVALAKKATAQANALCPPRAAAVEEIIPVGEPGQLKPEPVPVVEPTPDRIKYCVYLGIEYDINKADIRPEYRDEVARVGDFMKKYPSTTAVIEGYADEVGDRAYNVQLSQRRAEGVVKYLEDNFGIAPARLSAKGYGEAKPVADNATDAGRQKNRHINAIIDCALDVKDIAPPPERLCMNLKLEFASDSPRIDPRFYDQIDAVGEYMKKYPTTTAVIEGHTDSMGSAEHNLKLSQQRAESVVHYLIEKSGIDGVRLSAKGYGATRQIAYNDTPEGRQQNRRINAIIDCVIKK